Below is a genomic region from Dethiosulfovibrio peptidovorans.
GAGCACAACGGAGGAAGCGTGGTGGAGCTGTTCCTTCCGGAAGCCCTGAACCTGGATAGTGCTGAACCCTTCAAGGGTAACATGGATACGGAGAAGCTCGACGCACTGCTGAAAAGCGAGACTGACAACGTCCCGTTCGTTCGGATGGAGGCCGGAACGAATCTGATCGGCGGGCAGCCCTGGTCGCTGGCAAATCTGGGAGAGACGGCGGAGATCTGCCGTCGGCATAAGGTTCCACTGGTCCTGGATGCCTCGCTTCTGGCCGACAACCTGTACTTCATCAAGACGCGCGAGGCAACACAGGGCAGAGCTTCGATCCGCGAGATCATGCGACGTATCTCCGATCTCTGCGATGTCGTGTACTTCTCTGCCAGAAAGCTGGGCTGCGCGCGAGGCGGAGCGATCCTGACCGGAGATCAGACTCTGTTTGAGCGTATGCAGCCGCTGATTCCTCTCTTCGAGGGATTCCTGACCTATGGCGGCATGTCTGTGCGGGAGATCGAGGCACTCTCCGTGGGGCTCGAGGAGACGATGGACTTCGACATGATCCGCCATGGGCCTGAGTTCATCGCTTTCATGGCCGATTCGCTCCACGAACGAGGCATCCCCGTGGTGCG
It encodes:
- a CDS encoding tryptophanase, with protein sequence MNRQVKFFGGETFPLEMHKVRIVQKLTLVPVEERLSAIREAGNNTFLLKNDKVFLDMLTDSGVNAMSDRQLAAMMRADDSYAGSMSFERLKAVTEEMFGKSFLLPVHQGRAAENILASALVEKGNIVPMNYHFTTTRAHIEHNGGSVVELFLPEALNLDSAEPFKGNMDTEKLDALLKSETDNVPFVRMEAGTNLIGGQPWSLANLGETAEICRRHKVPLVLDASLLADNLYFIKTREATQGRASIREIMRRISDLCDVVYFSARKLGCARGGAILTGDQTLFERMQPLIPLFEGFLTYGGMSVREIEALSVGLEETMDFDMIRHGPEFIAFMADSLHERGIPVVR